In Enterobacter sp. 638, a single window of DNA contains:
- the fhuF gene encoding siderophore-iron reductase FhuF: MATHSAQVVDSIIWRARLTSGSTALADSIRETITENRAYLLDFIKFDEPHPHQAMTLSQWQRPSEIQSLLAAYSDHIYRNQPTLARENKPLLSLWAQWYIGLMVPPLMQALLTQDIALDLSPEHFHVEFHETGRAACFWIDVHEDRVATLQSPQERMETLLKQALIPVVDALEKTGEINGKLIWSNTGYLIHWYLNEMKLLLGDETLDTLRQSCFFAKQLSDGRDNPLFRTVVPRDGLLVRRTCCQRYRLPDVQQCGDCTLK, encoded by the coding sequence ATGGCCACTCATTCCGCACAAGTCGTTGATTCCATCATCTGGCGAGCCCGTCTTACCAGCGGGAGCACTGCGCTTGCGGATTCGATTCGGGAGACGATTACAGAAAATCGTGCCTACCTGCTGGATTTCATCAAATTCGATGAGCCCCACCCGCATCAGGCAATGACACTCTCGCAATGGCAACGTCCGTCCGAGATACAATCCTTGCTCGCGGCATATTCCGATCATATTTACCGAAATCAGCCCACCCTTGCGCGGGAAAATAAGCCATTACTTTCTCTGTGGGCACAATGGTATATCGGTTTAATGGTGCCGCCGCTAATGCAGGCGTTGTTAACTCAGGACATCGCACTGGATTTATCCCCGGAGCATTTCCATGTCGAGTTCCACGAGACGGGCCGAGCGGCGTGTTTCTGGATTGATGTTCATGAGGATCGCGTAGCGACTTTGCAATCGCCGCAGGAACGAATGGAAACGCTGCTAAAGCAAGCGCTTATTCCCGTCGTCGACGCGCTGGAAAAGACCGGTGAGATCAACGGAAAACTCATCTGGAGCAATACCGGTTATTTGATTCACTGGTATCTGAACGAGATGAAACTGTTACTGGGGGATGAAACCCTCGACACGCTCCGCCAGTCCTGTTTTTTTGCAAAGCAGTTGTCAGATGGACGGGATAATCCCCTGTTCCGCACAGTCGTTCCACGCGATGGACTGCTTGTGCGTCGTACTTGCTGTCAGCGCTATCGCCTGCCAGATGTTCAGCAGTGCGGCGACTGCACGCTAAAATAG
- a CDS encoding metal-dependent hydrolase: MTFRFVDTHCHFDFPPFTGHEAQSIQQAADAGVQAIIVPAIEAAHFDRVLDLAGTHTALYAALGLHPIVIEKHLDAHIEVLEDKMRSESKKLVAIGEIGLDLYRDDPQFERQQTILDAQLKLARHHNLPVILHSRRTHDKLAMHLKRHDLPRTGVVHGFAGSLQQAQRFIELGYKIGVGGTITYPRASKTRDVMTQLPLSSLLLETDAPDMPLNGFQGEPNRPEQAARVFATLCELRDEPADVIADALLRNTHDLFGITL; the protein is encoded by the coding sequence GTGACTTTCCGCTTTGTTGATACCCATTGCCACTTTGATTTTCCGCCGTTTACCGGCCATGAAGCGCAAAGCATTCAGCAAGCGGCGGATGCAGGTGTCCAGGCGATAATCGTCCCGGCGATCGAAGCCGCACATTTCGATCGGGTACTCGATCTGGCTGGGACGCATACCGCGCTGTACGCTGCTTTGGGTCTGCATCCGATTGTGATTGAAAAGCATCTGGACGCACACATTGAGGTGCTTGAGGACAAAATGCGATCCGAAAGCAAGAAACTGGTGGCGATAGGGGAGATCGGTTTGGATCTGTATCGTGACGATCCGCAGTTTGAACGCCAGCAGACGATCCTGGATGCGCAGCTTAAACTGGCCAGACACCATAATTTACCGGTGATTCTGCATTCGCGGCGCACTCACGATAAGCTGGCGATGCATCTCAAACGTCACGATCTACCGCGAACCGGCGTGGTGCATGGTTTCGCCGGAAGCCTTCAGCAGGCGCAGCGCTTTATTGAGCTGGGTTATAAAATCGGCGTGGGCGGAACGATCACCTATCCGCGCGCCAGTAAAACCCGTGATGTGATGACGCAATTGCCGCTTTCATCGTTGCTTCTGGAAACCGACGCGCCTGATATGCCGCTCAATGGTTTTCAGGGAGAGCCCAACCGTCCGGAGCAGGCCGCACGCGTCTTTGCGACATTATGCGAACTCCGCGACGAACCAGCAGACGTTATCGCAGATGCGTTGTTACGAAATACTCACGATCTCTTTGGGATCACACTATAA
- a CDS encoding PTS cellobiose transporter subunit IIC, with translation MSANHAAFNLIFRFVENYVSPIAGRISSQRHVMAIRDGFISAMPFMIVGSFLLVFAYPPFSPDTTWGFARAWLDMAKQFEGQILTPFDMTMGIMSIYICAAIAYNLGKHYVKSHQLDPFMCAMLSLMAFLLVAAPKTKGAMPVDSLGGTGIFTAILVAIYCVEMMRFLKAHNIGIRLPDQVPPMIKNSFDLLIPVLVVVLTLYPLSLFIQSQFDMLIPQAIMSIFKPLVSAADSLPAILLAVLIAHLLWFAGIHGAAIVSGMLQMFWLTNLGMNQSALAQSAPLPHIFMEAFWTFFIVIGGSGATMGLVLCYLRSRSAHLRSIGRLSVVPSIFNINEPVIFGTPIVMNPVFFIPFLLAPMVNAVLAWAAMKLDLIGRVISVVPWTAPAPVGAAWALGWDFRAALLVILLALVSGIIYYPFFKVYEKQLLQQEAEEAQRADEESQQVA, from the coding sequence ATGTCTGCCAACCATGCTGCGTTTAATTTGATATTCCGATTTGTCGAAAACTATGTCAGTCCCATTGCCGGGCGGATCTCCTCCCAGCGTCATGTGATGGCCATTCGCGATGGATTTATTTCTGCGATGCCGTTCATGATTGTCGGTTCATTCTTATTAGTCTTTGCTTACCCGCCGTTCTCACCGGACACCACCTGGGGCTTTGCGCGTGCGTGGCTGGATATGGCGAAGCAGTTCGAAGGGCAAATCCTCACCCCGTTTGATATGACCATGGGCATCATGTCCATCTATATCTGTGCGGCGATCGCGTATAACCTGGGCAAGCACTACGTTAAGTCACATCAGCTTGACCCGTTTATGTGCGCGATGCTGTCCTTAATGGCGTTTTTACTGGTTGCTGCGCCGAAAACAAAAGGGGCGATGCCGGTTGACAGCCTGGGCGGGACCGGGATTTTTACAGCGATTCTGGTGGCGATTTATTGTGTCGAAATGATGCGTTTCCTGAAAGCGCATAATATTGGTATTCGTCTTCCGGATCAGGTTCCGCCGATGATCAAAAACTCATTTGATCTTCTGATTCCTGTGCTGGTTGTCGTCCTGACGCTTTACCCGCTGAGTCTCTTTATCCAGTCTCAGTTTGATATGCTCATTCCGCAAGCCATCATGTCTATCTTCAAGCCGTTGGTTTCCGCAGCGGATTCTCTGCCTGCCATTCTGTTGGCGGTGCTGATCGCGCATTTACTGTGGTTTGCCGGAATACACGGCGCGGCGATTGTCTCTGGGATGCTGCAAATGTTCTGGCTGACCAACCTTGGCATGAACCAGTCTGCGCTGGCACAAAGCGCGCCACTGCCGCATATCTTCATGGAAGCGTTCTGGACATTCTTCATCGTGATTGGCGGCTCGGGCGCGACAATGGGTCTGGTCTTATGTTACTTGCGCAGTCGTTCTGCGCATCTGCGTTCCATTGGTCGTCTGAGCGTCGTGCCGAGTATTTTCAACATCAACGAACCGGTTATTTTTGGTACACCGATTGTGATGAACCCGGTGTTCTTTATTCCATTCCTGCTGGCACCCATGGTTAACGCCGTGCTCGCCTGGGCAGCCATGAAGCTGGATCTTATTGGTCGTGTAATTTCCGTTGTGCCATGGACCGCTCCTGCTCCGGTGGGCGCTGCGTGGGCGTTGGGTTGGGATTTCCGTGCGGCGCTGCTGGTCATTCTGCTGGCGTTAGTCTCGGGAATTATCTATTACCCGTTCTTCAAAGTGTACGAGAAGCAACTTCTGCAGCAAGAAGCAGAGGAAGCTCAGCGCGCAGATGAAGAAAGTCAGCAAGTAGCGTAG
- a CDS encoding DNA polymerase III subunit psi, with protein MTSRRDWQLQQLGITQWALRRPTALQGEIAISIPAHVRLVMVAEALPALNETLINDVLRTLKVSQDQVLQLTPDRVAMLPAESHCNFWQLGVEEALTLRGGRLSSPTLEELKANPAARSALWQQICEYEHDFFPHDD; from the coding sequence ATGACATCCCGACGAGACTGGCAGTTACAGCAACTGGGCATTACCCAGTGGGCTCTGCGTCGCCCGACGGCGTTGCAGGGCGAAATTGCTATCTCAATTCCTGCGCATGTTCGTCTGGTTATGGTGGCAGAAGCATTGCCCGCATTGAATGAAACGCTGATCAATGATGTGCTGCGCACGCTGAAAGTGAGCCAGGATCAGGTGTTGCAACTCACGCCCGATCGTGTCGCCATGTTACCCGCCGAAAGTCACTGTAATTTCTGGCAGTTAGGCGTAGAAGAAGCGCTTACGCTTCGTGGTGGCAGGCTCTCTTCGCCAACCCTGGAAGAACTAAAAGCAAACCCAGCAGCGCGAAGCGCTCTATGGCAACAAATCTGCGAATATGAACACGATTTCTTCCCTCACGACGACTGA
- a CDS encoding patatin family protein, which yields MGQRIPVTLGNIAPLALKPFRPGQLAIVCEGGGQRGIFTAGVLDEFMRAQFNPFDQFFGTSAGAQNLSAYVCNQPGYARKVIMRYTTSRDFFNPIRFVRGGNLIDLDWLLDSTASKMPLAMDTAARLFDTGKEFWMCASRGDDYTPGYFSPQKENWLDIIRASSAIPGFYRTAAALDGIPYLDGGISDAVPVQEAARRGAKTIVVIRTVPSQMYYTPQWFKRMERWLGDSSLQSLVNIAHQHESSYSAMQRFIEKPPGKLRIFEIYPPKPLLSMALGSRLPSLRDDYKTGRLCGRYFLATVGKMLAEQPPIRRHKRIITPPTFVVPPAAVANDVVATPLIDAPHANDTTFDNEDLA from the coding sequence GTGGGACAAAGAATTCCCGTTACGCTCGGTAATATAGCGCCGCTAGCGTTAAAACCCTTTCGTCCCGGTCAGCTCGCAATTGTGTGTGAAGGCGGTGGACAGCGAGGAATCTTCACGGCTGGCGTGCTGGATGAATTTATGCGCGCGCAATTTAACCCGTTCGACCAATTCTTCGGCACGTCCGCCGGCGCGCAGAATCTTTCCGCCTACGTCTGCAACCAGCCCGGTTACGCCCGCAAAGTGATCATGCGCTACACCACTTCACGCGATTTTTTTAATCCGATTCGCTTTGTGCGCGGCGGAAATCTTATCGATCTCGACTGGCTGTTAGATTCCACCGCCAGCAAGATGCCGCTGGCGATGGATACTGCTGCGCGCCTGTTCGATACGGGCAAAGAGTTTTGGATGTGTGCCAGCCGGGGCGACGACTACACGCCGGGTTATTTCTCGCCACAAAAGGAGAACTGGCTGGATATTATTCGTGCCTCGAGTGCGATTCCTGGTTTTTACCGTACTGCCGCTGCGCTCGATGGTATTCCATATCTTGATGGCGGGATCAGCGATGCGGTCCCCGTTCAGGAGGCCGCCCGTCGCGGTGCGAAAACGATCGTGGTGATCCGCACCGTGCCGTCACAGATGTACTACACCCCGCAGTGGTTTAAACGGATGGAGCGCTGGCTGGGCGACAGCAGCCTGCAGTCGCTGGTGAACATTGCGCATCAGCATGAATCCAGCTACAGCGCGATGCAGCGTTTTATCGAGAAACCGCCCGGCAAGCTGCGTATTTTTGAAATCTACCCGCCAAAACCGCTCCTGAGCATGGCGCTGGGAAGCCGTCTGCCATCCCTTCGCGATGATTACAAAACAGGACGACTTTGCGGGCGTTATTTCCTGGCGACGGTCGGAAAAATGCTGGCTGAACAGCCACCAATACGGCGGCATAAAAGGATCATCACGCCGCCAACGTTCGTGGTGCCGCCTGCTGCTGTCGCGAATGATGTTGTGGCGACGCCGCTGATTGACGCTCCTCACGCCAACGACACCACTTTTGATAACGAGGATCTGGCGTGA
- a CDS encoding DUF1328 domain-containing protein, which produces MFRWGIIFLVIALIAAALGFGGLAGTAAWAAKLVFVVGIVLFLVSLFTGRRRP; this is translated from the coding sequence ATGTTTCGTTGGGGCATCATATTTCTGGTTATCGCGTTAATTGCCGCTGCTCTGGGCTTTGGTGGTCTGGCTGGTACAGCCGCATGGGCCGCTAAACTTGTCTTCGTTGTCGGTATTGTCCTGTTCCTGGTCAGCCTGTTTACCGGACGCCGTCGTCCCTAG
- the prfC gene encoding peptide chain release factor 3 produces the protein MTLSPYLQEVAKRRTFAIISHPDAGKTTITEKVLLFGQAIQTAGTVKGRGSSQHAKSDWMEMEKQRGISITTSVMQFPYHDCLVNLLDTPGHEDFSEDTYRTLTAVDCCLMVIDAAKGVEDRTRKLMEVTRLRDTPILTFMNKLDRDIRDPMEVMDEVERELKIACAPITWPIGCGKLFKGVYHLYKDEVYLYQTGKGHTIQEVRIVKGLDNPELETAVGEELAVQLRDELELVKGASHEFDHELFLAGEITPVFFGTALGNFGVDHMLDGLIEWAPQPMPRKTDTRLVEASEEKFTGFVFKIQANMDPKHRDRVAFLRVVSGQYEKGMKLRQVRIGKDVVISDALTFMAGDRSHVEEAYPGDIIGLHNHGTIQIGDTFTQGEMMKFTGIPNFAPELFRRIRLRDPLKQKQLLKGLVQLSEEGAVQVFRPISNNDLIVGAVGVLQFDVVVARLKSEYNVEAIYESVNVATARWVECSDVKKFEEFKRKNEIQLALDGGDNLTYIAPTMVNLNLTQERYPDVQFRKTREH, from the coding sequence ATGACGTTGTCCCCTTATCTGCAAGAGGTGGCGAAGCGCCGTACTTTTGCCATTATCTCTCACCCGGATGCCGGTAAAACGACCATCACCGAAAAGGTGCTTTTATTCGGACAGGCGATTCAAACTGCCGGTACGGTAAAAGGCCGTGGTTCAAGCCAGCACGCGAAATCGGACTGGATGGAGATGGAAAAGCAGCGTGGTATTTCGATTACCACGTCCGTGATGCAGTTCCCGTATCACGACTGCCTGGTGAACCTGCTGGACACACCGGGCCACGAAGACTTCTCTGAAGATACCTACCGTACGCTGACAGCGGTTGACTGCTGTTTGATGGTGATCGACGCCGCAAAAGGGGTAGAAGATCGTACCCGTAAGCTGATGGAAGTCACTCGTCTGCGCGACACGCCGATCCTCACGTTTATGAACAAACTTGACCGTGACATCCGTGACCCGATGGAAGTGATGGATGAAGTGGAGCGTGAGCTGAAAATCGCCTGCGCGCCTATCACCTGGCCGATTGGCTGCGGCAAGCTGTTTAAGGGCGTTTACCACCTTTATAAAGACGAAGTGTATCTCTACCAGACCGGCAAAGGTCACACAATTCAGGAAGTTCGCATCGTAAAAGGCCTGGATAACCCTGAACTGGAAACGGCTGTCGGCGAAGAGCTGGCGGTGCAGTTGCGTGATGAGCTGGAGCTGGTGAAAGGCGCGTCGCACGAATTTGACCACGAGTTATTCCTGGCCGGTGAAATCACGCCTGTCTTCTTTGGTACTGCGCTGGGTAACTTTGGCGTTGACCATATGCTCGACGGCTTGATCGAGTGGGCACCGCAGCCGATGCCGCGTAAAACCGACACCCGCCTGGTTGAAGCTTCTGAAGAGAAGTTCACCGGTTTTGTCTTTAAGATTCAGGCCAACATGGACCCGAAACACCGCGACCGCGTCGCGTTCCTGCGTGTGGTTTCAGGTCAGTACGAAAAAGGTATGAAGCTGCGCCAGGTGCGTATCGGCAAAGACGTTGTGATCTCCGACGCGTTGACCTTTATGGCGGGTGACCGTTCCCACGTCGAAGAAGCGTATCCGGGCGATATCATTGGTCTGCACAACCACGGCACGATCCAGATCGGCGATACATTCACTCAGGGCGAAATGATGAAGTTTACGGGTATCCCGAACTTCGCCCCAGAACTGTTCCGCCGTATTCGCCTGCGCGATCCGCTGAAGCAAAAACAGCTGCTGAAAGGTCTGGTTCAGCTGTCCGAAGAGGGCGCGGTGCAGGTCTTCCGTCCTATCTCGAACAACGATCTGATCGTGGGTGCTGTGGGTGTACTTCAGTTTGACGTGGTCGTTGCGCGCCTGAAAAGCGAGTACAACGTTGAGGCGATTTACGAATCGGTGAACGTTGCGACAGCACGCTGGGTTGAATGTTCTGACGTGAAAAAATTCGAAGAATTTAAGCGTAAGAATGAAATCCAGCTGGCACTGGATGGCGGTGATAACCTCACCTACATCGCGCCGACCATGGTTAACCTGAACCTCACTCAGGAGCGTTACCCGGACGTTCAGTTCCGCAAAACGCGCGAGCACTAA
- the yjjG gene encoding pyrimidine 5'-nucleotidase, which produces MKWDWIFFDADETLFTFDSFGGLQRMFLDYSVTFTAEDFQDYQAVNKPLWVDYQNGTITALQLQHQRFQSWSERLNVNPGSLNEAFLNAMAEICAPLPGAVSLLNALKGKAKLGIITNGFTALQQIRLERTGLRDHFDALVISEQVGVPKPDPRIFDYALEQAGHPDRERVLMVGDTAESDILGGMKSGLATVWLNAHSRALPDGIHPTWTVTSLNELEQLLCKQ; this is translated from the coding sequence ATGAAATGGGACTGGATTTTCTTTGACGCCGACGAAACGCTGTTTACGTTTGATTCGTTTGGCGGTCTACAGCGGATGTTTTTGGATTATAGCGTTACCTTTACCGCTGAGGATTTTCAGGACTATCAGGCGGTGAATAAGCCGCTGTGGGTGGATTACCAGAACGGAACCATCACCGCGTTGCAGCTTCAGCATCAGCGCTTTCAAAGCTGGTCGGAGCGTTTGAACGTGAATCCCGGCTCGCTCAATGAAGCCTTTCTGAATGCGATGGCAGAGATCTGTGCGCCTTTACCGGGTGCGGTGTCGTTGCTTAATGCACTGAAAGGCAAAGCGAAGCTTGGGATCATTACCAACGGCTTTACCGCCTTGCAGCAGATCCGCCTTGAGCGCACCGGTCTGCGCGATCATTTTGATGCGTTAGTGATTTCCGAACAGGTGGGCGTACCCAAACCGGATCCGCGCATTTTTGATTATGCGCTGGAACAAGCGGGTCACCCCGATCGTGAACGCGTGCTGATGGTGGGCGACACCGCCGAGTCAGATATTCTGGGCGGCATGAAGTCTGGTCTTGCAACTGTCTGGCTTAATGCGCATAGCCGCGCCTTACCAGACGGCATTCATCCGACCTGGACCGTCACATCATTGAACGAACTGGAGCAACTCCTGTGTAAACAATGA
- a CDS encoding DUF1435 domain-containing protein, with amino-acid sequence MLSKALGSGWGVLLPGLLIAGLTFADLSLDVWKMIIVSGLLVTSAMIWHKQLRHFVLLPSCVALVGAMLVITMSLK; translated from the coding sequence ATGTTGAGTAAAGCGCTGGGAAGTGGATGGGGTGTGCTGCTGCCGGGTCTACTGATCGCTGGACTGACCTTTGCCGACCTCTCATTAGACGTCTGGAAAATGATTATTGTCTCGGGCTTATTGGTCACGTCAGCAATGATTTGGCATAAGCAATTACGCCACTTTGTACTGTTGCCGTCATGTGTCGCGCTGGTTGGCGCAATGCTGGTAATAACGATGAGTTTAAAATGA
- the rsmC gene encoding 16S rRNA (guanine(1207)-N(2))-methyltransferase RsmC gives MSAFTPASEVLLRHSDDFEQSRILFAGDMQDDLPGRFECAASRAHTQQYHHWQLLSRQMEDRVRFSLVAEQSDVADCDTLIYYWPKNKPEAQFQLMNLLSMMPVGCDIFVVGENRSGVRSAESMLAEYATLNKIDSARRCGLYHGRLDKQPTFDAEKYWGEYQLDGLTIKTLPGVFSRDGLDVGSQLLLSTFTPHTKGKVLDVGCGAGVLSAVLASHSPKVRLTLSDVSAPAVEASRATLAANGLEGDVFASNVFSEVTGRFDIIISNPPFHDGMETSLEAAQTLIRGAVRHLGSGGELRIVANAFLPYPKLLDEIFGFHEVLAQTGRFKVYRTVMTRQAKK, from the coding sequence ATGTCTGCATTTACCCCGGCAAGTGAAGTCTTGCTGCGCCACAGTGATGATTTCGAACAAAGCCGTATTCTTTTTGCCGGAGATATGCAGGATGACCTGCCTGGCCGTTTCGAGTGCGCCGCTAGCCGCGCCCATACTCAGCAATACCACCACTGGCAGCTTTTGAGCCGTCAGATGGAAGACCGCGTGCGCTTCAGCCTGGTGGCTGAGCAAAGCGACGTGGCAGACTGCGACACCCTGATTTACTACTGGCCAAAGAACAAGCCAGAAGCCCAGTTCCAACTGATGAACCTGCTGTCCATGATGCCAGTAGGCTGCGATATTTTTGTTGTGGGTGAAAACCGCAGCGGCGTGCGTAGCGCAGAGTCTATGCTGGCGGAATACGCGACGCTGAACAAAATCGACAGCGCTCGCCGCTGTGGTCTGTACCATGGTCGCCTGGACAAACAGCCGACCTTTGATGCGGAAAAATATTGGGGCGAGTATCAGCTTGATGGCCTAACGATCAAAACCCTCCCAGGCGTATTCAGCCGTGACGGTCTGGACGTGGGCAGCCAACTGCTGCTTTCCACTTTCACGCCACACACCAAAGGGAAAGTCCTTGATGTGGGCTGTGGCGCAGGCGTGCTCTCCGCCGTGCTGGCAAGCCATTCACCGAAAGTCCGCCTAACCTTGAGCGATGTGAGTGCGCCTGCTGTTGAAGCCAGCCGCGCGACTCTCGCCGCTAACGGACTGGAAGGTGACGTTTTCGCCAGCAACGTGTTCTCTGAAGTCACTGGCCGTTTTGATATTATTATCTCCAACCCACCGTTCCACGACGGAATGGAAACTAGCCTCGAAGCCGCACAGACCTTGATTCGTGGGGCCGTCCGTCATCTTGGTAGCGGCGGTGAACTGCGTATCGTTGCAAACGCCTTCCTGCCTTATCCTAAGCTTTTGGATGAGATTTTCGGCTTCCACGAAGTGTTGGCGCAGACCGGTCGCTTTAAGGTTTACCGTACCGTGATGACGCGTCAGGCAAAAAAGTAA
- a CDS encoding diguanylate cyclase yields the protein MTSQSWRSLRHKKYQLSLRLFLFLNAVSALFTLLNPLYNVRMLTLPVALIFTLSVTLLIWHWRNKTRKINIPLISLTFGGIWAWHIAYKFTLVTEDPFTFLLLGLLSVLFIGSLAFASDIKAFTLHSLPTFVVCMWFSQHEHWLRVIYSLALPMAGIAIHHVIQKRNDRFAKQLLYRLLEERETLNDLSMMDPLTGLYNRRGLNNRLENLPTLEQGEHFVLLLDIDHFKAYNDHYGHMMGDQALIRVSAAIRDAVRSRDIVARFGGEEFMVLLTSVTLEQARQTAERIRQKVYDLKIPHMFNESVATNVTISIGIAIFEGEDIEGALGKADKALYEAKHRGRNNILISPELLAG from the coding sequence ATGACATCACAATCCTGGCGTTCCTTACGCCACAAGAAATATCAGTTATCTTTACGTTTATTTTTATTCCTGAACGCCGTTTCAGCCCTTTTTACGCTGCTGAACCCGCTGTACAACGTGCGTATGCTGACGCTTCCTGTCGCGTTGATTTTTACGCTCAGTGTGACATTGCTTATCTGGCACTGGAGAAATAAAACCAGGAAGATCAATATTCCGCTGATTTCACTGACCTTTGGTGGAATATGGGCGTGGCATATTGCCTATAAATTTACGCTGGTCACGGAAGATCCTTTTACCTTTCTTTTATTAGGCTTATTGAGCGTTCTATTTATTGGCTCACTGGCTTTCGCGAGTGATATCAAAGCATTTACGCTCCATTCGCTGCCGACTTTTGTCGTTTGCATGTGGTTTAGCCAGCATGAGCACTGGTTGCGAGTCATTTACTCTCTCGCTCTCCCGATGGCTGGGATTGCCATCCATCACGTCATTCAAAAGCGCAACGACCGCTTTGCAAAACAGTTGCTGTATCGGCTGCTTGAGGAGCGTGAAACGCTCAACGACCTGAGTATGATGGACCCGCTGACAGGTCTGTATAACCGACGTGGATTGAATAACCGCCTGGAAAATCTCCCAACGCTGGAGCAGGGAGAACACTTCGTCCTGCTGCTGGATATTGACCATTTCAAGGCCTACAACGATCACTACGGTCATATGATGGGCGATCAGGCGCTGATTCGGGTTTCCGCCGCCATCCGTGATGCCGTTCGCTCGCGGGATATCGTTGCGCGCTTTGGCGGAGAAGAATTTATGGTGTTGTTAACCAGCGTCACCCTTGAGCAAGCACGCCAGACCGCAGAACGTATTCGTCAGAAAGTCTACGATCTTAAAATCCCACACATGTTTAACGAGAGCGTGGCAACCAACGTCACCATCAGTATTGGTATCGCTATTTTTGAAGGCGAAGATATCGAAGGTGCGCTCGGTAAAGCAGATAAAGCGCTGTACGAAGCCAAACACCGAGGGCGCAACAATATCCTTATTAGCCCTGAGCTACTCGCTGGATAA
- the osmY gene encoding molecular chaperone OsmY, which produces MNMTRLKISKTLLAVTLGSILVSGSALAETTATDKAQSTADSAGQKIDSSMNKVGNFMDDSSITAKVKAALVDDENIKSTDISVKTDKKVVTLSGFVESQAQAEKAVTVAKGVEGVTSVSDKLHVRDAKDQSVKGYAGDTATTSEIKAKLLADDIVPSRKVKVETTDGVVQLSGTVDSQAQVERAETIAKAVDGVKSVKNDLKAK; this is translated from the coding sequence ATGAATATGACAAGACTGAAGATTTCTAAAACTCTGCTGGCAGTCACTTTGGGTAGCATCCTGGTAAGCGGTTCTGCACTCGCAGAAACCACCGCCACGGATAAAGCGCAATCCACCGCTGATTCCGCAGGGCAAAAAATCGATAGCTCTATGAATAAAGTCGGTAATTTCATGGATGACAGCTCTATCACAGCAAAAGTGAAAGCCGCTCTGGTGGATGATGAAAACATCAAGAGCACCGACATTTCCGTGAAAACGGACAAGAAAGTGGTCACATTAAGTGGCTTTGTCGAAAGCCAGGCGCAAGCTGAAAAAGCGGTCACCGTGGCTAAAGGCGTTGAGGGTGTAACCTCAGTCAGCGACAAACTGCACGTACGTGATGCCAAAGATCAGTCTGTGAAAGGCTATGCAGGCGATACGGCAACCACTAGCGAAATCAAAGCTAAACTATTAGCAGATGACATCGTGCCGTCACGTAAAGTGAAAGTGGAAACCACCGATGGTGTGGTGCAGCTCTCCGGTACGGTTGATTCACAGGCGCAGGTTGAGCGTGCCGAAACTATCGCTAAAGCCGTTGATGGCGTGAAAAGCGTTAAAAACGATCTGAAAGCGAAATAA
- the rimI gene encoding ribosomal protein S18-alanine N-acetyltransferase has translation MNTISSLTTTDLASAFAIETRAHAFPWSEKTFASNQGERYLNLRMDVDGEMAAFAITQVVLDEATLFNIAVDPAFQRRGLGRELLEFLIRELEARDVFTLWLEVRASNIAAIALYESLGFNEATIRRNYYPTADGREDAIIMALPIG, from the coding sequence ATGAACACGATTTCTTCCCTCACGACGACTGATCTCGCATCGGCGTTCGCGATTGAAACACGCGCCCACGCTTTCCCGTGGAGCGAAAAAACCTTTGCCAGCAATCAGGGCGAGCGTTATCTCAATCTCCGTATGGATGTTGACGGCGAGATGGCCGCGTTTGCCATTACGCAGGTCGTTCTGGATGAGGCAACGCTGTTTAATATCGCTGTCGATCCGGCTTTTCAGCGCCGAGGTTTGGGCAGAGAACTGCTTGAATTTTTGATTCGCGAGCTGGAAGCGCGAGACGTTTTCACGCTTTGGCTTGAGGTGCGCGCGTCGAATATCGCCGCCATTGCGCTCTACGAAAGCTTAGGCTTTAACGAGGCGACGATTCGCCGTAATTATTACCCCACTGCAGACGGGCGCGAAGACGCCATCATCATGGCTCTGCCGATTGGATAA